DNA sequence from the Podospora pseudocomata strain CBS 415.72m chromosome 2 map unlocalized CBS415.72m_2.2, whole genome shotgun sequence genome:
CCCACGTTATCCCGCGAATCCACCTCGAGCACGGCAACCATAACCCCAAAGACCGACTCGTGGCCCTCGAAGTTGACTTCGCAGACCTCGACcacgtccacctcctcttcggctGCACCTTCACCTCTCCACTCGCGCGAGCCCTCTCCAACACGACCGCCGCGGCAGCAACGTACGAGCACCTCACGAGCgtcatccatcaaccccgGGCCCCGGTCGCGGAAAAACAGTGCTCAGGATCTAGGAAAACAAGCcaacccgccaccaccaccaccaccaccccccacgACGAAaaccttgtcctcctccacgacgCCTACTCTTCTGCCCACTGTATCAGACCCAAGCTTCAATGCGGGTGCACCCGTCAAGTCACCCACGTCCATGGAGCATATTCGAGAGTCACCCCGGTGGCCGGTATCCCCTAGGCTAcgatctcctccacccattCTCCACCAGCCAACCATCCCACCTCAGCGACGATCAGAGCACGAAACACCTCTAATTGCTCTTCAGCGTGCGACCCCGCCCCAGCCTCGATACCAGGAGCCTCAATCAGACACCGATACCGACGACGCCCACATGCCGTCTGGGTTACGAACCCCCGctcgaggtggtggaagcaGCTCAGTCTTGGAGACTGTCCAGGAAGTTAGTCCACTGGGTTCGCCACGGGGACCAGGAGAGTCGCTGGAGGAAAAGATTGCTAGCAGCATGGCTTCTGAATCGTCACAGGCGGATCTGATTGGTCTCGGTCTGTCCAAGGAGACAGTGGGTAGATCCAACACTGGCCCGAACGACAGTGGTAGTGATAGTGGCAGCATCAAGGCTAGCCGACGGGGCGGATCTGGGATGCCACCGCCCCCTTTGACGACAAGGCAGTCGAGCACCTCGATCAACAAGCCGAGCAtgcccaagaccaagaccgGCGACCTGCCATTGCAGAGTATGACGGTCGAGACGGAGACGGTTACCTCGATTCCCCAAGCTGCGTTGGCCCCAAGTGTTGGCACCCAGGTGTCAAGTGCCAGTTTGCGGACAAAGGCCAGCAACGAGACGATACgaccgaggaaggagaaaaagaagccgcCACGGAAGCAACCCACTGTGACGGCGGTCAATGGTGAGAAACCACGTTCAGCTACATCCCCTAAATTACGACATCACATGTCCATGTATTCAGTTTCTTCTTATTCTATTACCGACAAGCGCCCGTCTCCCCCAAGCTCTTTCAGCTCTCATGAGAGCGTGATAACGGATGCCAAGCGGGAACCGGGAGGCAGGAGGCAGAGCCTAGTTTCTCAGATCAGCAGCATGAGCAACCTACTGACACGAACACGTGTAGCATCCTCCAAGGCCGATATCTTCGAGGCCAAGGTCGCAAGCGCCGTCGAGGAAGCAAACTCGTCCGATTCCGAAGAGACTTTTGTCTACGATTCTAACCCACCAGATGCCCGTGACCGACCGCCGAGATTTCATTCACGAACGCCGAGTGCGACATCCATGGTCAGCCAAATCGATCGGTCTGGGATGAGGTCCATCCACACCGTGATGGAGAGTTCTGGGCCTCAAATGGTTGTCAAGAAGAGCATGAAATTCGTCAACACTTACAACAGCAATGCAAATGACGGCATCTATGGCGAcgatgatgggaagggaaCTGGCAGGAGCAATGCCGGTTCTGCCCGGGGAACTGcacgacatcaccatcatttCGGCCGTTGGGGCCGTAACGGAGGCAGCAATGGTCACCCCTCATTGTTCGCCGAGCACTCGCCTTTCAGTAACGCTGCAGCTGTTGGGAACGGAGGCTCAAGACACTCTTCCAACCCTCCGAGTCCCCGCTACGCTAATGCTCGTAACTACTCAGCAGCAAATGGAAAGAGGTCGACACATCTATCAGCAGGGTATGatctcgacgacaacacTACTGGCGCTGACGACGAGACAACACCCTTGGTTCAGTCCTCCACGATGCGATCATCAAGGTCAGGCAGAAGTCGGAGGGGTCCTCACTCGCACTCATACCGGTCGATTGAGGCGCAACAATACAGGTCACCTCCCTCGGTTCTCAACCGGTTCGCGAGTTGTCTGGTCTTGACGGTCATGCTGTTGCTCATTGTCTCGGGCGCCATCGGCTTCATGTTTGCGACATCACAACCTCTCACCAATGTTCAGCTCACCAATATGAGCCATATTGTGGCCAGCCAACAGGAGCTTATGCTCGATCTTACCATCAAAGCCCATAACCCCAACGTCGTGGTTGTAGCTGTGGATTCTTGCAACATCGAGGTCTTCGCCAAGTCGCCACGCGGAATGTCGGATTCAGAGTGGTGGCGCCATACCCATCCCGGCGAGGTtggaccaccacccatcaagAGACCCGAAGGCGAAatgttggcgatggaggccgacgatgatgatgattcgGCGCCTAACCTGCACCTCGGCACCATCACTGGATTCGAGAGTCCCCTGACTTTCGAGGGTTCTTTCTTCAACCAGGGCGATTCGTACTCGACTGGCGAGGTCCGCCTGAAAGATCCTGGCAACGTCACCAAACCTGGTGGTCCCGAGCGATGGGAGCGGGTCCTGGAGGACGAGTTCACGTTGATTTTGAAGGGCGTCATCACATACACTCTTCCCCTGAGCCAACGGGAGCGAAAGGCCACCATCACTGCGAAGAAGATCATCAGACCAAACTCGGCCGACGACCCTGCGGTCCAACCCGACGACGGGGACGTTACCATCTCACTTATATCTTAATAATTGGCACTGGCTTCGGCCGTGCGTCCAGCGACTGCAGATAAATTTCCTTTTTCTATGTGAATGACTCTCTTTTTTTCACGAAGACAAAGACATACCTATTTTATTCTCTTACACTTTTCATTCTCTCTTCGGTGGCAATTGGTTACATGTGTATATTTCTGGGGcttgtgtgtttgtgtgatGAAGCGTTGCATGGCATTATGGACTAAGAGATATTCCCCCGAGAGAACATGGGCTGGTAAAGAGGCAAAGCAAACTGGGCGTTGGTTGGATTGGTATACAAAAATTCAAAACTCACATCACAAACAAATTGAGCAAGCAAAGACCGGCATTAtaagaaaaggaaaagacgGACTGTACAGAGTTTCTCCATCATTGGTAGTTCAGGGGGTACCCAATACGTAATGATGGTGagatggatggtggagggcaTGTGGTCTGAAGGATAAGTGCTGGAGGTGTTTCTGTTGGGACCCGCAGACTAGActaagggggggaagggggcttGAGGGGACTTTTGTGAGGGTTGAGTGTGATAACAGATATCTGTGAGAGCGAAAGACACTCTTATAGGTAGAAGATTTTGATGAATATCACATAAACTTGATGTCACTATTGCCACCATATCTTTAAAGTTGATGTGGCTTTTGAGCAGCAAAGGGGAATGCATGTGCACACAGCAGCCGTTACCTTCGGGCCAAGTTCTTTATACATTGCATGATATCAATATAAGCACATTCTATTGTCGTTGTCAAGTGTGTAAACAAGAAAGACGCTCAACAAAGTTCAGGCTTTCGCTTACGATCTATCATCATTGAGCACCAACTTCAGAACATAACTCTCATCATACCCCCTGCTATGTTCGCCTCATGCTCACAAATGAAACGTTCATCTCTGTCTATTCCCACCAAAGCACACAAAcgtcccccttcttcaaccataGCCACCCAAGATGAACTTCAACTCCACCACAAACAAAACTACACACTCAAAAGAAACTGAACAAAGAccaaagcaaaacaaaagccACAACAGATCATTATATATACCGAATtaaccaccctcccatcccatcatccctccCAGTAGTATTCCCAGTTTAACTTGATCATTTCGTTTCTgtgtcttcatcttcatcggaAATATACCCGCACGTACGTTGTTCATCAGTAGTTTAGCCCATTCCCGTATTTCATCATCTTTTATAGCCCCCTCACACACCATCCATTTATCCtacccacctctccatcccgCTGTCCAACACACCCTCTCTCATCATAAAACTCTAATTCGttaaaagaagaagacgtgAACTACTCCCTAATCGTCTCGGCCGTCCCAACAGCTTGCTCATCCTTCTTCACAAACGCGCTCGTcgcccatcccatccagctGTTCCTCTTGTTCGCCCTCTCAGCCGCTGCTTGAGCCTCGGCATTCTCCTGCACGAGCCTCAACGGCCTGGGCTTGTTGCCCCCAAACgtcgtcttctccttctcgtgCTGGCTTCTGGGAGGGGAGCTATGGCTGGAGACGAAATCCCGTTCGAGAATCGAGTCCCCGCTCGTGCTGCTTGTTTCGCTTCGCATGCCCGGGAAGTTGCCCGCCGAAGCGGGAGGGGCACCGGTCGTGGAGTGGGCGCTTTGAGGCCCGTTGCCGCTGGTGCTGCCGCTCATACTGGAGCGGTTGCCTGCTCCCTGGGGCGCCCAGAAGGTCTGGGAGGATCGGAGGGATGGAGAAAGCGGGCCGTCAACGGCGGAAGGGCCCTTGTACATGGCGTTTACGAGCGAGGCGGCGCCGACAGAGGTGTACTGATCGCTCATGGGCCTAGCACGGCGAGTCGAGGTGTTACGGGTCAGGCCAATGGGGATACTGGGCGCCGTTTCCGGGTTGGAGACGTCGGCGCTGGCCGAGGGCATGAAGCTCATGGGGCGGGGCTTGGGGcggacgccgccgccgatgctCATCGTCTTGGCgcgctggaggagggacGGTCCAGGTGGAGGGGCCGCCtgcttgggggtggggggcggggggagttccttgttggtgtttgcgTTTGCGTTGCCCTTGAAATCGCTGCTCTGGTCGAGGATGTGCTCAAATCCTTGGTGCTGCAACAGACGCTCAATGATCTTGTTGATGTAAAGAGTCAGAGCCTTATTTTGGTCTTTAACCGACTTGATCTCCGCCTCTAGGCGCCTCTGAGTCTCGAGCTCCTGTTCGTTTGGGGGGTCGCTTTCGGCAGCGCCGTTGAGCTCATCGGCCAAGCTGGCTCCGTTGGATCTGCCTTCCAGGGCAGCGAGAGCGTCTTGGTTCGCCGAGGCGTGACCGAGATAGCTGAAATCGTTCGTTCCAAAGTCGCCCTTGAGAGTCCGGTCTTGGAGAAGCAGCTGGTAACTTTCGTTGTCTTCCATCAACCTAGCGTTGGCCACACGGGCCTCCATGAGCTGGCGCTCAACTTCCTGAAGACGGCCACCGCCCTGGTTTTGCGACTCGACAAGCTTGATCTGTGCCTCGGCCAACTCAAGTCTGAGAGATTCAATCAGCTTGTCCTTTTGCAGCAACAACTTGGAGTTGTTGCGTGAATCGCTGCGGTGGATGGACGAAGGGGGCGCAAAGCTTCCATTTTCGATGCTGGGCGAGTTGGTCACGGCTGTGTTTGGGTATCAGTATATTTTCTACGCGCAAACCAGACCACAAAAACACTCACATTGCCGCGTCGGCCTGTCCTCGTCCAGGTTCCTCTGCGCGAGGCTGTCTTTGAGGCGCTGAATCACGGTctgcatctcctcctcgcggttggccatctcctccttctccttcatcatGCCACTCCGCTCAGCCTCGTAGATGTTCTCCATCTCGCGCATCTGGCGGGCAGTCTCGCGCTTCTCATTGGTGAGTGTCTCGATCTGCTCTTCTTGTTCGTGAACCCTCTCCTCAAGCTTCGCCTGCTCCCTGTGCGCCTCGTCCAGCTTGTCCTGAAGGATCTCGACCTGACGCTTGGTTGACTCGGCCGAGCTCTCGGCCCTCTCCAGTCGCGTCTTCAAGtcgtcgatgatggccaCGGTCTCGGCGCGGATGGCCTCATCACGCTCGGCGTCGGCTGGGCTACCGCTCCTGCCATTGCTAGAGACGCCGTTGAGAAGGGACTGGCGCCTTTCGTGGGCGGCCGCACGTGCGGAGACAGGTGTCCCGGTGCGTGAAGGACGGGCGCTGCgtgctgcggcggcgggtgtGGTGCCAGACGTGCTGGAGGTGGTAGGGGTTGATGATCTCGCACTCGGGCGCTGCGGAGTTCCAGTGGGTGTCTCGCGACCAGCCGCCGGAGGCTTCTTGACGACGGCAGCCATGGCGGTAGGTAGGTTGGTTTTATGAAATGTAGTATAGGTTCCTTTGTTGCGGTGAGTCTAGCGATACTCTGCCACTACTAtgcaaaaaagaaagaaccCAAGATGCAGAGCGAAAAGGTCAGGTAACAAGCGCAAAGTCGATAGGCTGAAAGAGGGGCTCGAAGACTCTTTTTGGggcggtgaagaggaagagaaactCGACGTTTCACCTCCAGTTCGGACGTTATGTttgtgaaggggggggacgACCCCGGACAACAGCTGAGGGAGGATATTTGCCGACCCACTTGCCTTGTCGGGCGTTCTAGCGCTGTTATTAGTGGCGTTTGGGGGACCCTTGGTCACTGGGCTTCTTGACTCTCCAGCGACTTATTCTGAGCTGGTCGACTCTTTTCAAGGCTTTCTGCTGAATATCGTAGTCTCGATCAAGGTTTGACAACAGGTTGTGCTTGTTTGCGCTGGCAGCCTCGACAGGTCGAGTGATAGGAATGGATTTGTTGGCTGGGACCTGCCTGGACTGGTTGCTGGGATCTCTCAGAGCATGCCGACCTCCTATGCAGTTCGTCTGTTGCTAGGTATACATATGCACCTCGGCCACGAGACCAAAGCGCCAACTATTCAAGCCCTCAAGTGATGTGACTTGCAGGAGGCAAGTCATAACAAGCAGGTGTCTGTGGGAGAGCTACTAATAGTAAGGTAGCACGCCGGCCTCTTGATGGGATTCCACCCAAAGAgctgtcttcatcttctttgtCGACTTGGGAACACGAGCACAAATACACCACCAGCCTTAACAAGACAAGAGACCTGGGAAACAATTACGGCTTTAAAACCTTGTTTATCATGCACCGACAGCGGTCTCACCTCTTCCATGTTTGCAGCGAGGTAAAGTGGTCGGGGACTCGCTGAAATGAGCAACCCGCCCCGCGTTAGCTGTTCATGCAGCGATTGCCTGGTCTCTTGATCCTCGTCCGCCGTTATGAGTCCGGGGCACGTGGAGAATGGAGAACCATAATGAGCAAACAAACAACTGAAGCGCCCTGAAACAATGGGTAGCTCATAGACAGTCTCATTAATCCTCTAAGTGTCCTTTACCTGTGTATTTGCCTCACGTGGTCATGAACATCGGCCGTGGCCAACAAAGGAGGCAGGCTTCAGATTCCGCCCTCGGGTTCCGCATCATGTTTTAATTAAAACAATTCGACCTTTCAATGCGCTCTCTCCATACCTACCGCGCATAGGGAGCTGTCAGTGGTCGATCTGGCATGGATCTTCCCTTCCGATCCCGATAACCCGAAGGGTGTCAACCGGATGCTTATGCCAGCTGTGAGGTGTCTTCTTACCACCTGGTCAAACGTAGCTCAACATCTGGGTTGTTGGCTTACACTGGGAGGCAAACCATGGAGGATTCCAACTGACAAATCGAGAACACCGACTTTGTTCAGAGGCAACGCAGCGAAGCTGATTTAGTCACCACGCCTGGGCAACACTAATCAATAAAACAAAGAGATGGCAACGAGAGGTCATGTATTACGACTATCTATTGGAGCCATCAATCCAGGGCAAGCCCTGACCAACCATGGTCATCAAAATCACTTCTTGAGCCGAGCAGAGCCCGGTGTGTGACTTGCCGGAGTTGAGAACCCGAACGCCGTGCCAAATGCCAACTCTTTTCCCTGTCTTTTTCAGGTTGACTCTTTAGGCAGTCTGGTCAGCCAGAATGTCGGAGTCACCAGCGTCGAGGATGGCCATGGTGGAGCACTTGAAGAGCTTGCCAAGAGCGGTACCAAGCTCAATCTgtaagggaggggggttcgTTAGCACTTGATCTTGTACCCTCCAAAGCCTATAGCAGACTTCTTCTCTGGGTGGACCGTTTGACAACGTGGTGTCTTCACGGCCAAGAACAAACATCCAGGATTAATGCCCGGTGTTTTTTCTGGTTGCAGAGTCTACGGGACTGTCGGGATTCAACTTACGTTGGTGCCGTTGTAGTGGTGGACTGAGGTCTTGCTCATCATGGAGTAATACTCGAGCTCAGACTtgcggagaggaggggtgtTGGCAGCGATGAGGATCAACTTGGCCTTGCCGGTGCGGAGGGCCTTGAGGGTCGATCTGTATCCAAGGACGACCTTGCCTGTAAACCTCCACCGTTAGTGATTTTTTCGCCATCAAAATTGAGGCTCTCACGAGCAGCTCAGCGGCCACAAACGTACCGGACTTCATAACAAGGGCCAGCTTGGCGCCGATGGACTGAGCGTCCGACTTAGACTTCTTGGGGGCCATTGCGACGGTTGGGGATGGTTTGACAGAGATAGAAGTTGGCCTCgaaggttggtgttgtcctTGTCTTTGGCAGGAAGCGTCGTCAGGTTGCAGAAAAAAGTCCAAGTGAAGTTTTCCA
Encoded proteins:
- the VAC7 gene encoding Vacuolar inheritance and morphology protein (EggNog:ENOG503NVYD; COG:S) — protein: MDPSSNKPTGSAEADRSQSTGSIPTALLHPTLSRESTSSTATITPKTDSWPSKLTSQTSTTSTSSSAAPSPLHSREPSPTRPPRQQRTSTSRASSINPGPRSRKNSAQDLGKQANPPPPPPPPPTTKTLSSSTTPTLLPTVSDPSFNAGAPVKSPTSMEHIRESPRWPVSPRLRSPPPILHQPTIPPQRRSEHETPLIALQRATPPQPRYQEPQSDTDTDDAHMPSGLRTPARGGGSSSVLETVQEVSPLGSPRGPGESLEEKIASSMASESSQADLIGLGLSKETVGRSNTGPNDSGSDSGSIKASRRGGSGMPPPPLTTRQSSTSINKPSMPKTKTGDLPLQSMTVETETVTSIPQAALAPSVGTQVSSASLRTKASNETIRPRKEKKKPPRKQPTVTAVNASSKADIFEAKVASAVEEANSSDSEETFVYDSNPPDARDRPPRFHSRTPSATSMVSQIDRSGMRSIHTVMESSGPQMVVKKSMKFVNTYNSNANDGIYGDDDGKGTGRSNAGSARGTARHHHHFGRWGRNGGSNGHPSLFAEHSPFSNAAAVGNGGSRHSSNPPSPRYANARNYSAANGKRSTHLSAGYDLDDNTTGADDETTPLVQSSTMRSSRSGRSRRGPHSHSYRSIEAQQYRSPPSVLNRFASCLVLTVMLLLIVSGAIGFMFATSQPLTNVQLTNMSHIVASQQELMLDLTIKAHNPNVVVVAVDSCNIEVFAKSPRGMSDSEWWRHTHPGEVGPPPIKRPEGEMLAMEADDDDDSAPNLHLGTITGFESPLTFEGSFFNQGDSYSTGEVRLKDPGNVTKPGGPERWERVLEDEFTLILKGVITYTLPLSQRERKATITAKKIIRPNSADDPAVQPDDGDVTISLIS
- a CDS encoding uncharacterized protein (EggNog:ENOG503NUJA; COG:S), encoding MAAVVKKPPAAGRETPTGTPQRPSARSSTPTTSSTSGTTPAAAARSARPSRTGTPVSARAAAHERRQSLLNGVSSNGRSGSPADAERDEAIRAETVAIIDDLKTRLERAESSAESTKRQVEILQDKLDEAHREQAKLEERVHEQEEQIETLTNEKRETARQMREMENIYEAERSGMMKEKEEMANREEEMQTVIQRLKDSLAQRNLDEDRPTRQSVTNSPSIENGSFAPPSSIHRSDSRNNSKLLLQKDKLIESLRLELAEAQIKLVESQNQGGGRLQEVERQLMEARVANARLMEDNESYQLLLQDRTLKGDFGTNDFSYLGHASANQDALAALEGRSNGASLADELNGAAESDPPNEQELETQRRLEAEIKSVKDQNKALTLYINKIIERLLQHQGFEHILDQSSDFKGNANANTNKELPPPPTPKQAAPPPGPSLLQRAKTMSIGGGVRPKPRPMSFMPSASADVSNPETAPSIPIGLTRNTSTRRARPMSDQYTSVGAASLVNAMYKGPSAVDGPLSPSLRSSQTFWAPQGAGNRSSMSGSTSGNGPQSAHSTTGAPPASAGNFPGMRSETSSTSGDSILERDFVSSHSSPPRSQHEKEKTTFGGNKPRPLRLVQENAEAQAAAERANKRNSWMGWATSAFVKKDEQAVGTAETIRE
- the RPL30 gene encoding 60S ribosomal protein L30 (EggNog:ENOG503P3X3; COG:J): MAPKKSKSDAQSIGAKLALVMKSGKVVLGYRSTLKALRTGKAKLILIAANTPPLRKSELEYYSMMSKTSVHHYNGTNIELGTALGKLFKCSTMAILDAGDSDILADQTA